One segment of Allorhodopirellula heiligendammensis DNA contains the following:
- a CDS encoding SDR family oxidoreductase, which translates to MIDLSGRVALVTGSSRGIGRATAIRLAEAGADIVINYVTSRAAAIEVAQKITGLGRQVWVVKADVSESEDVEALMDFIKSNVGRLDIVVSNAATGGFRSLLNSGAQHFNTAMQTNVMSLVHLVREAKEMLTAGPHRGKVVAISSHGADIALPMYGLIGGSKAALESIARHLALELGDAGVNVNIVKAGLVETDSTRRLPGAAAMFDGRKGKSMMGERMLCDRDVADAVLFLASPLSDLVQGETLTVDGGSAVHV; encoded by the coding sequence ATGATCGATTTATCAGGACGTGTAGCTTTAGTCACAGGCAGCTCGCGTGGAATTGGCCGCGCCACAGCGATCCGGCTTGCCGAAGCGGGGGCCGACATTGTGATCAACTACGTCACCAGCCGCGCAGCAGCAATTGAGGTCGCCCAAAAAATTACCGGCTTGGGTCGGCAGGTATGGGTGGTCAAGGCCGACGTTAGCGAATCGGAAGATGTCGAAGCTTTAATGGACTTTATCAAGTCGAATGTGGGACGACTCGATATCGTCGTCAGCAACGCTGCGACAGGTGGGTTCCGAAGTTTGTTGAACTCCGGAGCGCAGCACTTCAATACGGCCATGCAAACTAATGTAATGTCGCTCGTGCACCTTGTCCGCGAAGCCAAAGAAATGCTTACGGCAGGGCCTCACCGGGGTAAGGTCGTTGCGATTAGCAGTCACGGTGCAGACATCGCCCTGCCGATGTATGGCTTGATTGGCGGCAGTAAGGCTGCGTTGGAAAGCATCGCCCGACACCTCGCTCTCGAGCTCGGCGACGCCGGTGTCAATGTGAACATCGTCAAAGCCGGGCTAGTCGAAACCGACTCGACACGCCGATTGCCTGGAGCCGCGGCTATGTTTGACGGCCGCAAAGGCAAGTCAATGATGGGAGAACGCATGCTGTGCGATCGTGACGTCGCAGATGCGGTGCTATTTTTGGCCAGCCCATTGAGCGACTTGGTTCAAGGCGAAACGCTGACAGTCGACGGCGGTTCAGCAGTCCATGTCTGA
- a CDS encoding 4'-phosphopantetheinyl transferase superfamily protein: MSQHVQWSLQRSQAERGSPRELRSHSQRLLAYLLQEFRHDSLAQYHIDSRGRRGRPRRPIAFVKSHASEEHSREWSLVHQRLSISHISRAVSAAVSNHRVGIDIVDGQLKLSDGFARTWFDERERVTIGDLPIAAFWAAKEAAYKAHCRCDTFSPHQWKIVTVTNDSRFEPDVINCRVAKHRDSNPSRWAYVRIIRRAEFVIALATATANPVLEEKLIPSSFSTSLIESAS; this comes from the coding sequence ATGAGCCAGCACGTGCAATGGTCGCTTCAGCGATCTCAGGCGGAAAGAGGGTCACCCAGGGAACTGCGTAGCCATTCCCAGCGATTGCTCGCTTATCTGCTCCAAGAATTTCGACACGACTCGCTTGCCCAGTATCACATCGACTCCCGTGGCCGGCGAGGGCGTCCTCGTCGGCCAATCGCTTTCGTAAAAAGCCACGCCAGCGAGGAGCATTCGCGAGAATGGAGTTTGGTTCACCAGCGTCTTTCGATCAGCCACATCAGCCGCGCGGTTTCTGCTGCGGTGAGCAATCATCGCGTCGGGATTGACATTGTCGACGGTCAACTGAAACTAAGCGATGGATTTGCCAGGACGTGGTTTGATGAGCGTGAGCGAGTCACGATTGGTGATTTGCCGATCGCGGCCTTTTGGGCGGCAAAGGAAGCAGCGTACAAAGCTCATTGCCGCTGCGACACTTTCTCACCGCATCAGTGGAAAATCGTTACCGTCACGAATGATTCGAGATTTGAACCGGATGTGATCAATTGTCGAGTCGCCAAACATCGCGATAGCAATCCGTCACGATGGGCGTATGTTCGTATCATACGACGCGCCGAATTCGTCATCGCGTTGGCAACCGCGACAGCAAATCCAGTTCTCGAAGAAAAACTTATACCCTCCTCTTTCTCAACTTCACTAATTGAGTCCGCATCATGA
- a CDS encoding aryl-sulfate sulfotransferase, whose translation MGRFSFSKSRRNGQSHPPRTAKARRTVRRQRGLSVETLERRELLAANTVGLISIDEARASDGYTLFSPQTGRDSYLINNRGQVVNQWHSDYNAGLTGYLTEDGDLVRGGVLRDNVNGTLAAPGASGIIEKFNWEGEKTWSYVYSTNTELSHHDLEVMPNGNVLVMVWEFRSGAESRAAGRNPNKLSLGYLLPDVITEVKPTGPTTGEVVWEWKVWDHLVQQYDPTKENYGIVADNPQLIDLNYVSTGPGKGANAADWTHNNGIDYNAELDQIMISSREFSEFWIIDHSTTTEEAAGHTGGTYGKGGDLLYRWGNPRAYNGGTRAEQQLFYQHDAEWIEEGKPGAGNVIVHNNGTDRVGGANYTSVDEIILPYLEDGSYNLDAKPATPVHRNVATPLTGYYSPIISGQTRLENGNTLITNGIKGTMVEATPDGEVVWQYINPVTSPAGPLYQGQQVPGMNVLGIPGVQANLVFKAEHYPADYPAFAGREITPSGTVELYRSGLPISIGVIDVSPISGNQDEEYIELVNANSSAVDISGWSLDNAVEFTFLPGTVIPAGGVLYVAKSQTAFATRTTGPGGGQGFLVAGNYSGDLSPEGETIELLNPRLEPVDQKSYGRTNTPPVIDVIANQNITRGSSTGMIEVIVTDPDTAAADLAYRVQTDPLPYIIDQKLNLSAPILARGDLPYHQNYRGSNERYVINLDAKTASDRWYYLLPNGELYRFTGNVNSPAASALRGDLIVKFDPAVYQNPSLLVSAQPSGIATTATANGGAPAKVEVTPSSDFIGTIPVTVTVTDGAIERYQVFQVNVQPGERPSIDPIDPITLVAGQSTTIDLSFSDSDTPAEELQFEANAESLLAKLDERWGFSKPVPANYYLNFRGSAEKYVTNPAAPLANQWFYILPNGDLYRFTGNVLSSSPASLTGEFLANVGVEAYANPALLTDPIATAVPFEFQFLGIPVNQLSITASESYVGVHPVTVTVSDADYDVSLTFEVTVLATPPGETPELSPIDNQSIAAGVELNVPLIVTDPDTGADSLSYSVSVNVEGTVPKPNIPLTVPNTGAAAKYYENFRGSQERYLLNPSGVHPNRWYYILPNGDFYRFTGDVASHSPSSLTGVLIGNFTPAAYQDPSLLLPGTTVQPVSASITAGSSPVLKVRAASGFVGNAQISVVVSDGQTSDSESFQVVFTTPKSPVIAAIGNQALAPGASTTVPLDITDPDTPLDQVTITATATSLAGELNAALNLTQPATGSFPAYYRNFRGSDEKYLFDPTGVDPSRWYYLTTSGDLYRFTGNVAASTPSSLTGEFVASLGVPFYDNPALLHEATLPAPALTTQLSGTNLLITASSAFAQPVRVTLTANDGVLASKQTFLISPGNVASAEPRNFTVEPSDWQPQSSLVSLSIFGDPQAIESLGALDVNRSATDVNGDGVVTALDALQIINFLNSVPEMEKAQAILDSILTQDVTLDTSGDGDVTAIDALRVINDLNNQSQHEAEEEAAWPMTVDSVHSQQDDETLDWRDERIGETLSV comes from the coding sequence ATGGGTCGATTTTCGTTTTCTAAGTCGCGTCGCAATGGTCAGTCGCATCCTCCACGAACTGCGAAAGCGCGGCGGACGGTCCGACGTCAGCGCGGCCTCAGCGTCGAGACGCTCGAACGCCGCGAGCTTCTCGCCGCAAACACGGTGGGATTGATCTCAATCGATGAAGCGCGCGCATCCGACGGGTATACGCTGTTCTCGCCGCAAACGGGTCGAGACTCCTACTTAATCAATAATCGCGGACAGGTCGTTAATCAGTGGCACAGTGACTACAACGCGGGACTGACGGGATACCTCACTGAAGACGGCGACTTAGTACGCGGAGGCGTATTGCGAGACAATGTGAATGGCACGTTGGCTGCACCCGGCGCGTCAGGGATTATTGAGAAGTTTAATTGGGAGGGCGAGAAAACATGGTCGTATGTGTACTCCACCAATACCGAGTTGTCGCACCATGACCTGGAAGTCATGCCCAATGGAAACGTTTTGGTAATGGTATGGGAATTTCGGTCAGGAGCCGAGTCGCGTGCTGCCGGTCGCAATCCCAACAAACTTTCCTTGGGATATCTACTTCCCGACGTGATCACTGAGGTGAAGCCAACTGGTCCAACCACAGGAGAAGTGGTGTGGGAGTGGAAGGTTTGGGACCACTTGGTTCAACAGTACGATCCAACGAAAGAAAACTACGGGATTGTCGCTGACAATCCTCAGCTGATTGATTTGAACTACGTCTCGACAGGTCCTGGCAAAGGTGCCAATGCGGCTGATTGGACGCACAACAATGGGATCGACTACAACGCTGAGCTCGATCAAATCATGATCTCGAGTCGAGAGTTCAGTGAGTTCTGGATCATCGACCACAGCACCACCACCGAAGAAGCCGCGGGACATACCGGTGGTACCTACGGTAAGGGCGGCGATTTACTGTACCGCTGGGGAAACCCGCGGGCGTATAACGGAGGAACTCGCGCCGAACAACAATTGTTCTACCAGCACGATGCCGAGTGGATTGAAGAAGGGAAACCGGGGGCCGGAAATGTCATCGTCCACAACAATGGCACCGATCGTGTCGGTGGTGCAAACTACACCAGTGTCGATGAGATCATTTTGCCATATTTGGAAGACGGCAGTTACAATCTGGATGCTAAACCAGCCACTCCGGTGCACCGGAACGTTGCCACGCCGCTGACGGGGTACTATTCACCCATCATTTCCGGCCAAACGCGTCTGGAAAATGGAAATACCCTCATCACCAACGGCATCAAGGGAACGATGGTCGAAGCGACTCCTGATGGCGAGGTGGTTTGGCAGTATATCAATCCAGTGACCAGTCCTGCTGGGCCACTCTATCAAGGTCAGCAGGTTCCCGGCATGAATGTCTTGGGGATACCGGGGGTTCAAGCCAATCTTGTGTTCAAAGCGGAACACTATCCCGCTGACTATCCGGCGTTCGCAGGCCGCGAAATCACTCCCAGTGGCACGGTTGAATTGTATCGTAGCGGTCTGCCGATCTCGATTGGCGTCATTGACGTATCACCGATCAGCGGTAACCAGGACGAAGAGTACATCGAATTGGTAAACGCAAACTCATCGGCAGTCGATATTTCTGGGTGGTCGCTCGACAATGCCGTGGAGTTCACGTTCTTACCGGGCACAGTCATCCCTGCGGGTGGGGTCCTGTATGTCGCCAAGAGTCAGACGGCATTTGCCACGCGCACAACAGGCCCAGGCGGCGGCCAGGGGTTCCTGGTTGCGGGTAACTATTCTGGGGATCTTTCGCCCGAGGGCGAAACCATCGAGTTGCTCAATCCACGTTTGGAACCGGTCGATCAGAAAAGTTATGGGAGAACGAATACTCCCCCTGTGATCGACGTGATCGCGAACCAGAACATCACTCGGGGCAGTTCGACCGGGATGATTGAAGTTATCGTTACCGACCCTGACACCGCTGCGGCCGATTTGGCCTATCGGGTGCAGACCGATCCACTGCCATACATTATTGACCAAAAACTGAATTTGAGTGCGCCAATCCTCGCGCGCGGTGATCTCCCATATCATCAAAATTATCGCGGCAGCAACGAACGCTATGTCATCAACTTGGACGCGAAAACCGCTTCTGATCGCTGGTACTACCTATTGCCCAATGGGGAACTCTACCGCTTCACAGGCAACGTGAATTCACCTGCGGCCTCCGCGCTGCGGGGAGATCTCATCGTCAAATTTGACCCGGCTGTTTATCAGAATCCGTCACTGTTAGTTTCCGCTCAGCCCTCGGGGATCGCGACTACCGCGACAGCCAATGGTGGAGCCCCCGCCAAAGTCGAGGTTACGCCATCGTCCGACTTTATCGGTACGATCCCAGTCACCGTGACCGTGACCGATGGTGCCATCGAACGGTATCAAGTTTTCCAGGTGAATGTTCAGCCGGGAGAGCGTCCTTCGATCGATCCCATCGATCCGATTACTCTCGTTGCGGGTCAAAGCACGACCATCGATCTCAGCTTTAGCGATTCAGACACCCCTGCCGAGGAACTGCAGTTTGAAGCTAACGCAGAATCATTATTGGCAAAGCTCGATGAACGCTGGGGTTTTTCGAAACCTGTGCCCGCGAACTACTACCTGAATTTCCGCGGTTCCGCTGAGAAGTATGTAACCAACCCGGCAGCGCCGTTGGCGAATCAGTGGTTCTACATATTGCCCAACGGTGATTTGTACCGCTTCACAGGAAATGTCTTGTCCTCATCGCCGGCATCCTTGACGGGTGAGTTCCTTGCCAACGTCGGTGTGGAAGCCTATGCGAACCCAGCGTTATTGACTGATCCAATTGCCACAGCAGTCCCTTTCGAATTCCAGTTCCTAGGGATCCCCGTCAATCAATTGTCGATCACAGCGTCCGAGTCCTATGTCGGTGTACACCCAGTTACGGTGACCGTTAGCGACGCGGACTACGACGTCAGCTTAACTTTTGAAGTGACAGTACTGGCCACGCCGCCCGGTGAAACGCCTGAGCTGAGCCCGATTGACAATCAATCCATTGCCGCTGGCGTTGAGCTGAATGTTCCACTCATTGTCACGGACCCTGATACCGGTGCAGACTCGCTGTCGTACAGTGTGTCGGTGAACGTCGAAGGGACAGTTCCGAAGCCCAACATCCCGCTCACAGTTCCCAATACCGGCGCAGCAGCGAAATACTACGAAAATTTCCGTGGCTCCCAAGAGCGTTATTTGCTCAACCCCAGCGGCGTCCATCCCAACCGATGGTACTACATTCTTCCCAATGGCGATTTCTATCGCTTCACAGGGGATGTCGCCTCCCACTCGCCGTCGTCTCTGACGGGGGTATTGATCGGTAATTTCACCCCCGCAGCGTATCAGGACCCCTCGCTCCTGTTGCCCGGTACGACTGTGCAGCCGGTGAGTGCATCGATCACCGCTGGGAGCAGTCCTGTTCTCAAAGTAAGGGCGGCGTCTGGCTTTGTTGGCAATGCCCAAATAAGTGTCGTCGTCAGTGACGGTCAGACATCCGACTCCGAATCGTTTCAAGTCGTGTTCACGACGCCGAAATCACCAGTGATCGCGGCTATCGGCAACCAGGCTCTGGCTCCTGGAGCATCGACGACGGTCCCGCTGGACATTACCGATCCGGACACCCCCCTCGATCAAGTTACGATAACAGCTACCGCGACATCCTTGGCGGGTGAACTCAATGCCGCCCTCAACCTTACGCAGCCCGCTACCGGGAGTTTTCCTGCCTACTACCGAAATTTCCGTGGTAGTGACGAGAAGTATCTGTTTGATCCCACGGGCGTCGATCCTTCACGCTGGTACTATCTCACGACGAGCGGAGACCTGTACCGCTTTACCGGTAACGTGGCTGCGTCGACACCCTCGTCACTGACGGGTGAATTTGTCGCGAGTCTCGGGGTTCCATTCTACGACAACCCCGCGTTGTTGCACGAGGCGACTCTGCCGGCGCCAGCGCTCACGACTCAGCTCAGTGGTACTAACCTCTTGATAACCGCTTCGTCGGCCTTCGCTCAACCCGTGCGGGTCACACTCACGGCCAATGACGGTGTGTTGGCTTCGAAACAAACCTTCTTGATCTCGCCCGGAAATGTTGCTTCGGCGGAACCAAGGAATTTCACAGTGGAGCCATCGGACTGGCAGCCGCAGAGTTCGTTGGTCAGCCTATCCATTTTTGGAGACCCGCAAGCAATCGAATCCCTCGGCGCACTTGACGTCAACCGTAGTGCAACGGATGTGAACGGAGATGGTGTCGTCACCGCGCTCGATGCTTTGCAAATCATCAATTTCCTCAACAGTGTTCCTGAGATGGAGAAGGCTCAGGCGATTCTCGATTCGATCCTCACTCAAGATGTCACGCTCGATACGAGCGGCGATGGTGATGTTACCGCCATTGACGCGCTGCGTGTGATCAACGATCTGAATAATCAATCGCAACATGAGGCAGAGGAGGAGGCGGCATGGCCGATGACCGTTGACTCCGTCCATTCTCAGCAGGACGATGAAACCTTGGATTGGCGGGACGAACGGATTGGTGAGACGCTTTCGGTCTGA
- a CDS encoding efflux RND transporter permease subunit: MTSDRETSQHTTEPTTPSTAVPRTDANWPNWILRVLSIGFAILILPIVVYGASQAWLGSGTNVEDWLPPGFEETQQLYRFIDRFGSDELMMIGWEGATLGDEPLREIRRRLMSPDPDDPLERIFFREAMTATSVLDELQSPPLNLSERQAKRRMHGWILGRDDATAVLLLVSDDGLLDRRAAVNYARRVATETLDRPLTEIHLAGPTIETVAIDEASQSSLLRLNGYSFLVCVSLLIICLRRLWPALLIFGVALYHEQAAMALVYFCGTRLDSILLLTANLTLVLSVSSGIHMYGYYRRAREQNSPQSPLWIAIRTAFYPTALAAITTAIGFGSLAISHIVPVHKFGFFTAIAAPLAVLSTLWYLAMYLPSKRPMNTKSVRMSDSQVAESPLLRFWPVVFALTIMVVVVGFQGTRQLKISTGIHDLFPDDAKLLADYSWIENRIGPLVPVEVVVEVPIKDDREIIDELQWVGQLQHNLGDSEVVGSVISVLNFTAPIPKNSSRRSIGDIAYRTGVNSGIEKSLNRLTAMRMYRREGDHRLWRITARVAGSEDQNYVDIMKQIRSITTDTLQEVADSDVTFQISGGIPLAAKTQQRLLDDLVVSYLTALALIAVTMAVVLRSPIGGLLTMIPNVIPALVVFGLIGAMGWKIEIGGVMTASAVLGIGIDDSLHLIMAFREKIRAGFNRQRATGEAIRTCAAAMFQTTLVCGLGMLVFALSPFVPIQRFAWLMFSLLGIALLADLILLPCMLYSPLGRFFMPSADSFYSDQRAESDMDC; the protein is encoded by the coding sequence ATGACATCCGACCGTGAGACATCCCAACATACAACCGAACCGACGACACCATCCACTGCGGTGCCGCGTACGGACGCAAACTGGCCGAATTGGATATTACGCGTCCTGAGCATTGGTTTCGCGATCCTTATTTTGCCCATCGTAGTTTATGGTGCCAGCCAGGCCTGGCTGGGCAGCGGTACGAACGTGGAGGATTGGCTTCCACCGGGATTTGAGGAGACTCAGCAGCTCTATCGTTTCATCGATCGTTTTGGAAGCGACGAATTGATGATGATTGGTTGGGAAGGGGCAACTCTCGGCGATGAGCCGCTAAGGGAAATAAGACGCCGACTCATGTCGCCGGATCCGGATGACCCGCTGGAACGGATTTTCTTTCGGGAGGCGATGACGGCGACTTCGGTGCTCGACGAACTTCAAAGTCCGCCACTGAACCTCTCCGAGCGGCAAGCCAAACGCAGAATGCACGGCTGGATTCTGGGCCGCGATGATGCAACTGCGGTGCTCCTGCTGGTTTCCGACGATGGTCTTCTCGATCGCCGAGCTGCGGTGAATTACGCTCGTCGCGTGGCCACCGAAACGCTTGATCGCCCGCTCACTGAAATCCACCTCGCCGGACCAACTATCGAGACAGTTGCCATCGACGAGGCGAGTCAATCGTCGCTATTGCGACTCAACGGTTACTCATTTCTTGTGTGCGTGTCGCTGTTGATCATTTGTTTACGGCGATTATGGCCTGCCTTGTTGATCTTCGGAGTTGCGTTGTATCACGAGCAGGCCGCGATGGCGCTGGTCTATTTTTGCGGGACCCGATTGGACAGCATATTGCTGTTGACAGCAAATCTCACCTTGGTGTTGAGCGTGTCTTCTGGCATTCATATGTACGGCTACTACCGCCGCGCTCGCGAGCAAAACAGTCCTCAGAGTCCACTGTGGATAGCGATTCGAACCGCATTTTATCCGACCGCACTTGCGGCGATCACAACTGCGATTGGCTTCGGCTCCCTTGCGATTAGTCATATCGTTCCAGTTCATAAGTTTGGATTCTTTACTGCCATCGCCGCACCCTTGGCTGTGCTGTCGACGCTCTGGTACCTGGCAATGTATCTACCATCCAAGCGTCCCATGAACACGAAATCGGTTCGCATGTCCGATTCGCAGGTTGCTGAATCGCCACTGTTGCGGTTTTGGCCGGTCGTATTCGCTTTGACGATTATGGTTGTTGTCGTTGGTTTCCAAGGCACCCGTCAACTCAAAATCTCGACAGGGATCCACGATCTCTTCCCCGATGACGCAAAGCTACTAGCCGATTACAGCTGGATCGAGAATCGCATTGGCCCGCTCGTGCCCGTTGAAGTGGTGGTCGAAGTTCCCATTAAAGACGATCGTGAGATCATCGATGAGTTGCAGTGGGTCGGGCAACTGCAACACAATTTGGGTGACAGTGAGGTCGTTGGTAGCGTAATTTCGGTATTGAACTTCACCGCGCCCATTCCGAAGAACTCGAGCCGCCGTAGCATTGGCGACATTGCTTATCGTACCGGTGTGAACTCGGGTATCGAAAAATCTCTCAACCGCCTGACCGCGATGCGGATGTATCGGCGCGAGGGCGACCATCGGTTGTGGCGAATCACAGCGCGGGTGGCTGGCTCCGAGGACCAAAACTATGTCGATATCATGAAGCAAATTCGTAGCATCACCACCGATACATTGCAGGAAGTTGCCGATTCCGACGTCACGTTTCAAATCAGTGGTGGCATTCCGTTGGCTGCTAAAACACAGCAACGGCTGCTCGATGATTTGGTCGTCAGTTACTTGACAGCGCTAGCATTGATCGCGGTAACGATGGCCGTGGTGTTACGCAGTCCCATCGGCGGGCTGCTGACGATGATTCCGAACGTGATTCCTGCGTTGGTGGTCTTCGGGTTGATCGGTGCAATGGGTTGGAAAATCGAAATCGGTGGTGTGATGACGGCCAGCGCAGTATTGGGCATCGGCATTGACGATTCGTTACACCTGATCATGGCGTTTCGTGAGAAGATCCGCGCAGGTTTCAATCGCCAACGGGCAACCGGCGAAGCGATCCGCACGTGCGCCGCCGCGATGTTTCAAACTACGTTAGTATGCGGGTTAGGAATGCTGGTTTTCGCCCTTAGCCCCTTCGTTCCCATCCAGCGCTTTGCGTGGTTGATGTTCTCGCTACTCGGCATCGCCTTGCTCGCCGATTTGATTTTGTTGCCCTGCATGCTCTACAGCCCACTGGGACGATTCTTCATGCCTAGCGCCGACTCGTTCTATAGCGATCAACGGGCTGAGTCAGACATGGACTGCTGA